The DNA window CTCCAGCACCAGCGAGAAATAGGGCACGGCGCCGCTGGCACGGGTGATCTGGCTGACGGTGGGCACGTCGGCCGAGATGAGCAAGGACTCGCCGGCGCCGAAATCCAGCGTCTGCCGGCCGATGGTCACCCGCTTGCCGCCTTGGAGGACCAGCGCCACCAGTGGCCGGTTGATCGCATATTGCAGCGCGCTGGGCAGCATGGCGCGGATGACGGTGAGGCCAGCGATCGGCGTCGCGGCGACGCCAGCCTCATCGGCATGGGCGGCGGCGTGGCGACGCACGGCGGAGAGCAGCGTTTCGATCATGTCGGGAAGTTAGGCACATCGGCCTCGCGTGCGCAAGATGGCGCGGAGAATCAGGCAAAGATGCGCGAGCTTTGGGCAAAGCGTGGTGTTGGTGGAATTGGTGTCGGTGGTCGCATTCGTGAAGGATCAGGCAAAAAGCGGCCAGTATCGGGCAACCACGCCGGAGCCGTTCGGGCGATCATCCGTCCGTCAAACCGAACCAAGGAGACAGTCCATGACCATCGCTCTCATCACCGGCGCCAACCGTGGCCTCGGCCGCAATGTTGCCCTCAGCATCGCCCAGCGCGGCGGCGACGTGATCGTCACCTATCGCGGCAGCAAGGCGGAAGCGGACGCGGTGGTGTTCGAAGCCAAGGCTCTCGGCCGCAAGGCGGTGGCGCTGAAGCTCGACGTCAGCGATTTCAGGAGCTTCCCGGCTTTCGCCGAGACGCTGCGTACGACCCTTCAGGAGGTGTGGGGCCGCGACAGCTTCGACCACCTCGTCAACAACGCCGGTCATGGCGAGATGGCGGCCTTTTCGGAGACCACCGAAGCGCAGTTCGACGGCCTGTTCGCCGTGCATGTGAAGGGCGTGTTCTTCCTGACGCAGGCGCTGCTGCCGTTGATTGCCGACGGCGGCCGCATCATCACCTATTCCTCGGGGCTGACGCGCGTCTCCTATCCCGGCTTTTCGGCCTACGCGGCGGCCAAGGGCGCCATCGAGATCCTGACGATTTATCTCGCCAGGGAACTCGGGGCGCGCGGCATCACCGCCAACTGCGTGGCGCCCGGGGCGATTGCCACCGACTTCCTGGGTGGGGCGGTGCGCGACACCCCCGAATACAACGAAGCCTTCGCCAACATGATCGCCTTGGGCCGCGTCGGCCTGCCCGACGATATCGGCCCAATGATCGCCAGCTTGTTGGGCGAGGACAATCACTGGGTCACCGCCCAGCGGATCGAGGTATCGGGCGGTCAGGTGATCTGATCGGCAAGCGGCAGAGCTTTTCCGGCGATCCGTTTTTGCCGGAAAAGCTCTATCTCTTTGTTTTCTGACGCAAAACCGTAACATGGGTGTGCTGGAATTGCCTTTCATGCCGCGCCGGACGTCCGGCCTCTGCCATGCCGGGTTTTGATGCCGCTCCTCTCGCCCACCGTTCGCGCCGTTGCCGCCCTGTCGGTGACCCAGCTTCTCGGCTGGGGCGCGACGTTCTGGCTGCCGGCCGTCACCGGGCCGGCGATGGCCGGCGATCTCGGCATCACCTTGCCCATGGTGATGGCCGGGCCGACGGTGATGCTCGTGGTGATGGCTCTGACGTCCTGGCCGCTGAGCGCCAGCTTCGAGCGCTACGGCGCACGGCCGATCATGGTGCTGGGGTCGCTGATGGGCGCGGCGGGCCTTATGGTCATCAGCCTTGCCGCGGGGCCGATATCCTATGGCCTCGCCTGGGTTATCCTCGGTCTTGCCGGGGCCGGCATGCTGACGACGCCGGCGCAGATCGCGGTGACCGAGATCGCCGGCGAAAAGGCACGCTCGGCGCTCGGCATGCTGATCCTGGCCGGCGGGCTGACCTCGACCATCGTCTGGCCGCTCACCGGGCTGATGCAGGCCGCCTGGGGCTGGCGCGCGACGACGCTCGTCTATGCCGGCCTGACGCTGCTCGTTTGCGCCCCGCTGCATTGGGCGGCGCTCGCCCGCCGGCCGCGCCAAAGGCCACAGG is part of the Pleomorphomonas sp. PLEO genome and encodes:
- a CDS encoding SDR family oxidoreductase, which produces MTIALITGANRGLGRNVALSIAQRGGDVIVTYRGSKAEADAVVFEAKALGRKAVALKLDVSDFRSFPAFAETLRTTLQEVWGRDSFDHLVNNAGHGEMAAFSETTEAQFDGLFAVHVKGVFFLTQALLPLIADGGRIITYSSGLTRVSYPGFSAYAAAKGAIEILTIYLARELGARGITANCVAPGAIATDFLGGAVRDTPEYNEAFANMIALGRVGLPDDIGPMIASLLGEDNHWVTAQRIEVSGGQVI